ggggtcgaaagtaacgatttccctttttttttaGGCTTTAGTAATTCTAAAATTCGAGATgtattaagtaaagtaataatggatatttgtagactatatacgaaagtttcatgtgactatatttattttatcgtatatgttattaataacgagaaatcagacagaatctacaaactgttacttttgtccccggtctcccctattTGTCCTGTGAGTTTGGGTACATAGTCACCTAAGATTCCACCAAtcagggttggctggaagatattgctttttggcaataagcccacctttgtgtacctacctacttactacttCAAACTTTCTATTTTGTaactgtgtttgtttttttataaaataaagcgTAAATAACAATAAGAGAGAGACGATTATAGCTCATGACATGAGTACCTACTCATGACATAAAAACAATCACCATagtataataggtaagtacacttgtccaaaaataataatgcacatgcagatcttaacaccgaatcattaaatcgtaagagccttaaaaaaatacttgcattttgcaccttgctcgaaagaaataggagtcaatatcatgtgtcacataatcgaaaacaaccgatctgtcaaagatttatATGCGCATTATacattttggagcactgtaatAGTAAGAATTAGAAGTTGAAGAAAACAAATGACATAGGTTCGcgattatatttaatttcattcacCCATACATAAGGTCTATAACCCGTGTCTTTACAACTTTGCTATGGAGTTTAATACATATCTAATCTCCtctatattatacagggtgtcataAACACgtgcattttttaaaattataattacacaACTAGACACATCATTTATTTCCTCTTGAAATATACAtcacaataacaataatataatagtgCTGAAACATACAGTTGAAGATTTGTGTACTAGCAAAACTTTCCCAACTCAGCATGTGCTTTCAGCTAGAACCAGCTACAAACGAATTTGCAACGCATATAACCTCAAAATCAATACGCCCGTGGATGTTGCTTGTTCACGTGCCTCCTCCAAGAGTCTTTCGACTTGAATTTAGCATCACAATACGTACAAGTTATCATATCGGCCTCAGCAATACCGTGAGTCTTCTCATGCCTTTTCTGATCTGTCTTAGTAAAAAACCTCATTGTACAGAAACTACACGGATAGTTTCTTTCACGCAAATGAACGGACCTTATGTGAACTTTCAAATTGTTCGGCGAAATAAAGATCTTATTACACTGAGGGCAGGAAGCTGTGGTCCGTTCTAATCCGTGCTCTTTTATCCTATGCTCGTCCAGTAAATACGTGTATTTAAATGTCTTATTACAACTGTGGCAATACCTTTTCGACTGACGCGATTGGTCGTGGATTTTAACTATGTGTTTGTATCGGGCCGAGTTGGTTGTGAAAGTTGCCGGACAGAATTTGCATTTACGCTCCTTGTGTAGACTCGCCACATGGACTCGCAAACTGACTTTGTTTATGAAACTGCGACCGCACGTTTCACACACGTGGTTGGTGTAATGTGTGTTCATATGGATTAGTAACCTGACGAATGTGTTGAAATTCGCGTCGCAAGTCACGCATTTTAACTCATTTTCTATACGAAACGGTATTAGTAAGTGTCCTACAGGTTCGAATTTAATCCCATGTCTTTCTGTTAAATGGTCTTGTAGCGATTCTACTGATTGACACGGCTCTGAACACAAGTTGCAGGCAAGGTCAGTAATTTCGGCGTTTTTACAAAAGGAAGCTCGGCCGACTTTTAGACTTTTCTCCTTATCACAAGTGTGGGTTGAACTAATATGTTCTTTCAACTGTGTGATTTTGAAAAACCGTTCTTTGCAGTAGAAACACTGGTATTTGACTCGTAGAGACTTGAATAGGCACATGTTTGAGTTGAGGGCTAGTTTGACTGTGTTTTCTCTCATCTTCAGTTCGTTTATGGGTGTCTTCAGAGTTCGCTGCAGTTTTGAAGTGGGTGTCTTGTCTTCTAAGCGGCGTGCTggaaaatgtacaaaaaaataattgattatttcttccagacaacttttaaataaaattgctttAAGTAGTTACAACAATAagaataaaacattattttttccaTAATGTCCTTGTTTGGCAAATCAGCATCTCATTCTAAAAGCTTATTAATTAcctaacatgttttttttcaaaatcccGTGGTCATCAACATAAGTTTTGCGAACTTCGCAAATTTGTagacaataaattacaaatacAAAGAAACTGACAATGAATACATACATTTAGGTTTAGTTCTCTTTGTTttcagtgtgttgttttcCTCTAGAGTcctcttcagtttgctcgctGCCATTTTTTCAGATTTCGCTTTCTCCTTCTTCACATATTCAGGAAGCAGATTTATGACGAAAAGTTCACCTGAAAAAAGATAATTTCATTCCATTTACTACTTGTCTTTCCTAGTCACTAATGTCCATTGTAGGACATAAGCCTGTTCCCAAGAAGAGGTTTCTGTCCACCACCTTCCTAATCCAGCCACCTGTCAAGGTTATCTCCAGTTGTGTAGACTTATCATGAGGGGAAATCTTCACAAGGCCTAAAGAATGACAAAAAACCTGACAAAATCTCTAATTATGTATGACTATTCTGCTTCTTTACCCTAACCTATATTATCCTGAAACTAACTGCATAATTTTACTCTTATCCTAATACTAACAAACTTAAAACACCTTACTATTGCAATCAGCAGTAAATCATACCTTCTTCCTTATTATAGTTGTCCATAGCGTCACTGTCTATCTCATCCTTGAGGTCCAAGTCACTAACATTCAATCCATCGCTGCAGCGTTCGTTGTGGGTGTAGGAGTCCTCGTATGCGGGGCCTATGTCCAGATCGTCTTCGTCCAAACTCTCGTAGTGGAGCTTCTCCTGTTTGAGGTCTATGAGTGTTTCTGAAATTGGGAAATGGGAGTGTGAATGTAACTTTGGCTATAACAAGCTTCTTGGATTGATTTTTATATAACTAAAGAGTTTTCTGTTGGAATACTATAGTTGCAACACTACTGAGAATATAATGGAGGTGCACAGAAGGAGTCTTCTTGACTGATATATTACTTCATTTTTATATTCTGGTTCCTTATTGACGTTGATAAACTTGTTTAATTGTGCACTCCACCAATTACAGCactgtatgtatatttatggCAAATCAGGATGATATGGTGATGTTTATCTACATCAATAACAAATCCATGTAGCAGCAACTGTCCCACTCTGCTGCTCCCTGTCAGCAACTAACAGTAATCTCAGTGGCCCATTCGACAGTAATTATCCAGTCTTCGTCTCCgagatttatattatttttaaccatGTAGTAGCTCTGCTGCTGCACACAAATATCGCACGTAGTATTTAGCGCCCTCTAGTGTATAACTCCGAAACTAAAAGTTTCGTCACACCGGAGCGCCCCGCCCCGCGGCTCCCCCTGCCGGCAGCCTCATTCTGTTCTGTGCGCGCACGGCGCACGCACGTAGTCTGGAGGGACTAGACCGaataatttgaaataaatcatatttaagtaatagTGCTACCTTAATATAGTAGGCAGTTAAAAGTGTAAGTGaagttttttgttaataatgCCGAAACGCAAGAAAAATCATAAGGAATCAAAGGAAGAACGTTGGAGGCggaaattacaaaaatatgaaggTAGATTGGAACACAGAATACGTAGCACAGTAACAGCGGTGGTGTATCCCACTGATGACGAAGATATTCAAGTTCAAGGTTAGTAATTTGAGGTTAACTTAGTGCACATGGCACAgaaaaatttgtttttgtttttttctttaggTAGTATCTACCTAGCAATACTTTACTTCGGAATTATAATACCCAGCAAGGCTTTATTGCGCCATTTATTGTAAGTTCCCGCATTGACACCCAGTTTCATTTGCATATTGCATTTGTTGGTTGATGGTTACTATGTAAcctttattattcttttatttattagttgtACGATGGTTTCAGATATATTACCTGAATCATCGCAATACCCCGTAGACAATCCGGTGGAAAATCCAATCGAATCTCAATCAGTGGAAGGCTCACAAACAGAAATTCCGCCGTTACCGCCCCCGTCCTCCGGGGAACCTAACAGTGGATCCGAACCAGTAGAAACCCAGATATTAGAAAACGGGATCACAACGGAAATCGGGCCGgaacaaaacaataataatgagGATTTGTTTGATACTGAATTACTCAACATCTTGGGGGACTTTGAAGTAACATCAGAAGAATGGGGTGACGATCTTCAAGAAGGCGTAAGCAAGAGATTCAACAAATCTTACAAGAAGGCCTTAAAAAAGAGGTGAAAGAGGAACTTAACAAGAAGTACTTGTTTCCAAAGAATACACCTTTTTGTAAGGCGCCAACTCTAAACCCGGAGATTAATACTATGCAGGCCATGACTGAATCCTTTAAGCAAAGAGACAAACACATGATGTCTAAGCAAAATCAACTCGGAAAAGCATTATCCGTGTTAGGAGGGGCACTAACTGctgttttgaaaaaaaaacccaaACATTTCAGACGTGGTTCGTATTCTTAATGATTGCGGCAAACTTATCGCCGATTCACATTATATGGAGACATATACTCGCCGATCAATGGTTATACCATTGTTAGATAAATCACTTGTCGAACCGTTTAAAGAGAGGAAACGGGACCAATTTTTATTTGGTGATAACTTAATGGACATTGTAAAGACGTCCAATACTATGAAGAAGACAGGCACTATGATTCAATCACAAAATACCCCCACAACGAGTGGTTTAAACTTCCAAGGACCACCATTGCGGGGCCGTCAGCGCTATTACCAGTCTACTCCATACACCAGGTAATATTTACCTAAATGATGTCAATActtctataataattatgtttacgaTATTCGTAGCACATACATTATATGTACAAATATTATCATTTCAGGACTGGGGTGCAGCGGGGCCAGCACATGAACAGTGGACGGCGCCGGGGACATCCTCTGCCAGCGCAATTGCCGCAAACACGGCGCCCGCTGcaaccgccgccgccgccactgcGGCGCCAACAGGCTCAAGCGATGACGACGCGTTACCGCTCGCAGAACGAGCATGTGCGACGATAAACCCCCACGAGCAGGTACATGCTGGACGCTTaaagcattttgttaataagtgGAAAACCATTACAAatgatgaatttattttatccacCATATCAGGCTATATCATTCCGCTTTTAGAGAAACCGAATCAACCATTAAACTACCGACCTTATAAGAAATTTACCAGCCAAGAATACATCGACCTAGACAGGGAAATATCccatttattgaatataggaGCTATTGAAATATGTAACCCCGTGACTGATCAGTTTATCTCTGATATCTTTTTGATACCTAAAAGCGATGGAAGCCGCCGATTTATACTTAATCTTAAAAAATTTAATCAGTTTGTTCAAGTAAAGCACTTTAAAATGGAAGATATCAGAACGGCTATAAAACTAGTTAAAGAGGATGATTATATGTGTAATATCGATTTAAAAGAAGCATATTTATTACAACCAATACACGAAGACagccaaaaatatttaagattttattacaataattttctGTTTCAATTTAAAGCATTACCTTTCGGATTATGTTCAGCTCCTTTCATATTTACTAAAATTCTTCAGCCAGTGTTTACATACTTGAGGTCACGTGGTTTAAGGTCGACTAGGTTTCTTGACGACGCCTTGTGTATAGGGAGTTCAAAAGAGAGCTGTTTGTATAACACTAAACAAACAATAGCATGCCTGGAAAACCTTGGATTTATAATCaattacaaaaaaagtatattaattCCTCAGAAATCTTGTAGATATCTTGgctttattataaattcagaACAAATGACTTTAGAACTCCCTGAAGAAAAgcgacaaaaaatatatggttGTGTTTTAGATATGCTTAGCCAAAAAGTCATAAAAATTAGAGAATTAGCCCGATTTCTTGGATCTCTCACCGCAGCTTGCCCGGCATTAACCTATGGATGGTCTCATACAAAATCATTAGAAAGGGCTAAATATTTAGCTCTTCTAAAGAATGATGACTGTTATGAGAAAAACATGACACTTCCATCCTACATAAAAAGTGATTTAATATGgtggaaaaataatattttgaccgcaaaaagatctataaaaccaaacaattttgttttagagatatttacagactcttcaactaccggTTGGGGTGCGGCATGCGGCGGTGAGAGAACTGGAGGTCAGTGGACACAGGTTGAGAGAGACAACCACATAAATTACCTAGAACTACTGGCGGTTTTTTTCGGCTTAAAATCTTTCGCAAAAAATTTTACTTGTTGTGATATATTGCTTCGTGTAGATAATACTACAGCTATCTCATATGTCAATAGAATGGGAGGAGTTCAGTTTGAACACCTCAATTCGGTTGCCAAAAATATTTGGGACTGGTGTGAGGAAAagcatatctttatttttgcaAGCTACATTAAGTCATCATTAAACGTAGAAGCTGACTCGGAATCCAGAAGAATTAATCTAGACACAGAGTGGGAATTAAATACTATCGAATATCTTAGTATCGTGCAGAGATTTGGAAATCCCGAAATTTATCTTTTCGCATCTCGAGTTAACGCAAAATGTTCCAAGTATATATCTTGGAAAAGAGACCCATCTGCCTACGATATCGATGCTTTCACAGTTAACTGGAACCATTTTTTCTTCTACGCCTTTCCTCCTTTCTCTTTAATTTTAAAGGTGCTCAATAAGATAATAGCCGACAAAGCAACAGGTATAATAGTAGTTCCAAATTGGCCCTCTCAACCTTGGTATCCACTCTTCAGATCATTATGTATTGACGaagtaattatattaaaaccGGATAAAAATCTCCTTTCATCATCATTCAGGTCGACACACCCGCTACATGCCCACCTTTCCTTGGCAGCGAGCATATTATGCGGGAAGCATTTATCAGACAAGGAGTACCGGAAACGGCGCTAGACGTCATGATCTCTTCTATAACATCAAGTACCAAAGCTCAATATACTTCTAGTTGGAAATTATGGTGGAAGTACTGTCACGAAAAAgcttttgatttttataatgcTAATGTAAATAACATTCTTGATTTTTTATCTAACTGTTATCGTTTAGGATCATCTTATGGGACGCTAAATTCTCACCGTTCTGCTATAGCATTAATTAACACCAATAAGGTTTCTGAAGACGAAAgattaaaaagattttttaggggtttatttaaattaagacCTACATTTCCAAAATATAACGTTACTTGGAATCCTAACATCGTGCTAGATTACCTAAGCGGATTGTGTAACGAAACAATTAACTTAGAACTTCTCACTAAAAAGACTGTAATGCTATTAGCATTAGCCTCAGGGCAAAGAATACAGACTTTGTCATTAGTAAAAACTCATAATATTAAGGTATATAGtgataagataataataataattgatgaTTTAGTTAAGACATCGGGGATTGGTCGTGCCCAGCCTGTTTTGAATTTGCCATTTTTTGTACAAAACCCTAACATATGCCCAGCAACCACCTTACAAGCTTATTTAAATAGGACCGCAGACCATAGAACTGGTAACaaagtattatttacttataagaaACCATTTAGACCAGCATCGACACAAACTATCGGCCGATGGCTAAAGGAGACGCTGTATAGACACTACAATATTCAGTGCCCATAGCACTCGGCATGCAGCCACTTCATCTGCAGCTCGAGCAGGTGTTAGCTTTGATATAATTCGTAAATCAGCAGGCTGGACCGAACATTCTTCAATTTTTGCCAATTTTTATAATAGGCCTATTGTTGATTCTGATTCTAACTTGTTGAGTAACAGTCAATTTGTTGAGCAatcataagtaaataaaaatacatattttcaatattc
The Plutella xylostella chromosome 24, ilPluXylo3.1, whole genome shotgun sequence DNA segment above includes these coding regions:
- the LOC125490483 gene encoding PR domain zinc finger protein 5-like translates to MAASKLKRTLEENNTLKTKRTKPKSRRLEDKTPTSKLQRTLKTPINELKMRENTVKLALNSNMCLFKSLRVKYQCFYCKERFFKITQLKEHISSTHTCDKEKSLKVGRASFCKNAEITDLACNLCSEPCQSVESLQDHLTERHGIKFEPVGHLLIPFRIENELKCVTCDANFNTFVRLLIHMNTHYTNHVCETCGRSFINKVSLRVHVASLHKERKCKFCPATFTTNSARYKHIVKIHDQSRQSKRYCHSCNKTFKYTYLLDEHRIKEHGLERTTASCPQCNKIFISPNNLKVHIRSVHLRERNYPCSFCTMRFFTKTDQKRHEKTHGIAEADMITCTYCDAKFKSKDSWRRHVNKQHPRAY